The Pseudofrankia sp. DC12 region ACCTCGAACCGCGGGCCGTCGGGGTCCGGGCAGCGGCGGGCGTCGACCGACAGCACGACGCACTGGCTGCCGAACCGCAGCGCGCACTCACGCAGCAGCTCCGGGCGGGCGACGGCCGCCGTGTTGATGCCCACCTTGTCGGCGCCAGCCCGCAGCAGCCGGTCCACGTCGTCGGCGGCCCGCACCCCGCCGCCGACGGTCAACGGGATGAAGACCTGCTCGGCGGTGCGCCGGACGATGTCGAAGGTGGTCTCCCGGTTGCCGCTGGAGGCCGTGATGTCCAGGAAGGTCAGCTCGTCGGCGCCCTCGGCGTCGTAGAGCCGGGCCATCTCCACCGGGTCGCCGGCGTCGCGCAGGTCCAGGAAGTTGACGCCCTTGACGACCCGTCCGGCGTCGACGTCGAGGCAGGGGATGACGCGGACGGCGACGCTCACAGAATTTCGAGCTCGCTCCCGGGGTTCCTGCCGGATCGGCGAAACCGATCCGATGGGTCCGGCTTCACTCATCGCCCC contains the following coding sequences:
- the hisF gene encoding imidazole glycerol phosphate synthase subunit HisF, translating into MSVAVRVIPCLDVDAGRVVKGVNFLDLRDAGDPVEMARLYDAEGADELTFLDITASSGNRETTFDIVRRTAEQVFIPLTVGGGVRAADDVDRLLRAGADKVGINTAAVARPELLRECALRFGSQCVVLSVDARRCPDPDGPRFEVTTHGGRRGTGIDAVGWAARAVELGAGEILLNSMDADGTRDGYDLEMIAAVRGEVDVPVIASGGAGQLADFAPAVAAGADAVLAASVFHFGQLRIAEVKAALRSAEVPVR